The following proteins are co-located in the Triticum aestivum cultivar Chinese Spring chromosome 1A, IWGSC CS RefSeq v2.1, whole genome shotgun sequence genome:
- the LOC123191724 gene encoding probable ethylene response sensor 2, with product MDACDCIEPLWQADDLLVKYQYISDFFIALAYFSIPLELIYFVKKSSFFPYRWVLIQFGAFIVLCGATHLINLWTFATYSKTIAVVMTMAKAATAVVSCITALMLVHIIPDLLSVKLRERYLKDKAEELDKEMGIIRTQEETGRHVHMLTHEIRSTLDRHTILRTTLVELGRTLGLAECALWMPSRSGTALHLSHTIHNSAPIGLVVPINLPVVSKVFNSNRAESIPHTSPLASIKADTSRYAPPEVVAVRVPLLHLTNFEINDWPELSAKSFAVMVLMLPPDSARKWRTHELELVEVVADQVAVALSHAAILEESMRARDLLMEQNIALDAARREAEMAICARNDFLAVMNHEMRTPMKAIVSLSSLLLETTLTAEQRLMIETILKSSDFLVTLTNDVLDISKLGNGSLELDIAPFNLHAAFTDVVNLIKPVAACKRLSVMVSLAPELPSCAIGDRKRLMQIMLNVAGNSIKFTKEGHISIAASIARPDSLRDPYASNLHPVPSDGSFYLVVQVKDTGCGIGPEDMAHTFRKFAHGENATTKLHNGNGLGLALSRRFVGLMQGNIWLDSEGVGKGCSATFFVKLGTPKKPNANANPRRMMAPLQPSKGAGGPGADALSISIRDGDSRIPRARYQSIA from the exons ATGGATGCATGTGATTGCATCGAACCACTTTGGCAGGCCGATGATCTCCTTGTGAAGTATCAGTACATATCTGACTTTTTCATCGCACTTGCATACTTCTCGATCCCTTTGGAGCTCATATACTTTGTCAAGAAGTCATCATTCTTCCCTTACCGATGGGTGCTCATACAGTTTGGCGCCTTCATTGTGCTTTGTGGGGCAACTCACCTGATAAACTTGTGGACTTTCGCCACTTATAGCAAGACTATAGCGGTGGTAATGACAATGGCGAAAGCTGCGACAGCAGTGGTTTCATGCATAACGGCATTGATGCTTGTGCACATAATTCCTGATTTGTTGAGCGTGAAGTTGCGAGAGAGGTATCTGAAGGATAAGGCTGAAGAGCTTGACAAAGAGATGGGGATTATAAGAACACAGGAGGAGACAGGCAGACATGTCCACATGCTCACACATGAGATAAGGAGCACGCTTGACAGGCACACTATTTTGAGAACTACGCTTGTTGAGTTGGGAAGGACTCTTGGGTTAGCTGAATGTGCCCTGTGGATGCCATCCCGCTCTGGAACAGCCCTTCACCTGTCCCATACAATCCATAACAGCGCTCCTATTGGCTTAGTTGTTCCTATAAATCTTCCGGTTGTTTCAAAGGTTTTTAATAGTAATCGTGCAGAAAGCATTCCACATACTTCCCCATTGGCTTCAATAAAGGCAGACACAAGCAGGTACGCGCCACCAGAGGTCGTAGCTGTCCGAGTTCCACTGCTGCACCTTACAAATTTCGAAATAAATGATTGGCCTGAGCTATCTGCAAAAAGCTTCGCAGTAATGGTTTTGATGCTGCCTCCAGACAGTGCAAGAAAATGGCGTACCCATGAACTAGAGCTTGTTGAAGTTGTTGCTGATCAG GTGGCAGTTGCACTGTCTCATGCTGCCATTTTGGAAGAGTCCATGAGGGCCCGTGATCTACTAATGGAGCAGAATATTGCCCTTGATGCAGCACGTCGAGAGGCAGAAATGGCTATATGTGCTCGTAatgattttcttgctgtgatgAACCATGAAATGCGTACTCCTATGAAAGCCATTGTTTCTTTATCCTCCCTCCTTCTGGAAACAACTCTTACGGCTGAACAACGCCTGATGATTGAGACTATACTAAAGAGTAGCGATTTTCTAGTCACTTTGACCAACGATGTTTTAGATATTTCCAAGCTTGGGAATGGGAGTCTTGAGCTGGACATTGCACCTTTCAACCTGCATGCTGCCTTTACGGAT GTGGTTAATTTGATTAAGCCAGTGGCTGCATGCAAAAGGCTCTCGGTAATGGTTTCCTTGGCTCCAGAGTTGCCTTCCTGTGCAATTGGTGATCGCAAGCGATTGATGCAGATAATGCTAAATGTTGCTGGCAACTCCATTAAGTTCACAAAGGAGGGTCACATTTCAATTGCAGCTTCCATAGCCAGGCCAGATTCATTGAGGGACCCATATGCTTCTAACTTACATCCAGTTCCCTCTGATGGGTCTTTCTACTTGGTTGTTCAG GTAAAAGACACCGGCTGTGGAATCGGACCAGAGGATATGGCTCACACCTTCAGAAAATTCGCACACGGTGAGAATGCAACAACGAAATTGCACAACGGCAACGGGTTGGGTCTGGCCCTCTCCAGAAG ATTTGTTGGCCTGATGCAAGGGAACATCTGGCTCGACAGTGAAGGTGTAGGGAAGGGATGTAGCGCCACGTTCTTTGTGAAACTCGGCACGCCCAAGAAACCAAATGCAAATGCAAATCCCCGAAGAATGATGGCGCCTCTACAACCAAGCAAAGGTGCTGGAGGCCCCGGCGCTGATGCTCTTAGTATATCCATACGAGATGGCGATTCACGGATTCCTAGGGCCCGCTACCAGTCGATCGCGTGA